A DNA window from Allokutzneria albata contains the following coding sequences:
- a CDS encoding acyl-CoA desaturase, whose translation MTLTSEPSTRPGVAGAEPARGPKPMFDEPRSRVGQIVVFAFVIIPTLALIAAVPFAWGWGLGWVDVALALVFYYIGGLGVTVGYHRYFTHGSFKAKRWVRVMLAIAGSSAVQGPILHWVADHRRHHAFSDKEGDPHSPWLYGTSPWALTKGFWHAHMGWMLRRDVTNAERFAPDLLADKDIRRVDKLFVLWIVLSLGLPALLGGLITWSLWGAVTAFFWAGVVRIAVLHHVTWSVNSVCHMIGERPFKSKDKAANFWPLAILSFGESWHNLHHADPTSARHGVKRGQIDTSARVIWIFEKFGWVWNVRWPTEARLARITVDQH comes from the coding sequence ATGACGCTGACATCCGAGCCCTCCACGCGTCCCGGGGTAGCCGGGGCGGAGCCCGCGCGTGGCCCCAAGCCGATGTTCGACGAGCCCCGCTCCCGTGTCGGGCAGATCGTCGTGTTCGCGTTCGTGATCATCCCGACGTTGGCGCTCATCGCGGCCGTCCCCTTCGCCTGGGGCTGGGGGCTCGGCTGGGTGGACGTCGCGCTCGCGCTGGTCTTCTACTACATCGGCGGGCTCGGCGTGACCGTCGGCTACCACCGCTACTTCACCCACGGCTCGTTCAAGGCCAAGCGCTGGGTGCGCGTCATGCTCGCGATCGCGGGCAGCAGCGCGGTGCAGGGCCCGATCCTGCACTGGGTCGCCGACCACCGGCGGCACCACGCGTTCTCCGACAAGGAGGGCGACCCGCACTCGCCGTGGCTCTACGGCACCTCGCCATGGGCGCTGACCAAGGGCTTCTGGCACGCCCACATGGGCTGGATGCTGCGCAGGGACGTCACCAACGCCGAGCGCTTCGCGCCGGACCTGTTGGCGGACAAGGACATCCGCCGCGTCGACAAGCTGTTCGTGCTGTGGATCGTGCTCAGCCTCGGCCTGCCCGCGCTGCTCGGCGGCCTGATCACCTGGTCCCTGTGGGGTGCGGTCACCGCGTTCTTCTGGGCGGGCGTCGTGCGCATCGCCGTGCTGCACCACGTGACCTGGTCGGTGAACTCGGTCTGCCACATGATCGGCGAGCGGCCGTTCAAGTCCAAGGACAAGGCGGCGAACTTCTGGCCGCTGGCGATCCTGTCCTTCGGCGAGTCCTGGCACAACCTGCACCACGCCGACCCGACCTCGGCTCGGCACGGCGTCAAGCGCGGCCAGATCGACACCTCCGCGCGGGTCATCTGGATCTTCGAGAAGTTCGGCTGGGTGTGGAACGTCCGCTGGCCCACCGAGGCGCGGCTGGCGCGGATCACCGTCGACCAGCACTGA
- a CDS encoding TetR/AcrR family transcriptional regulator — MTGKERRQQLLDIGRKLFAEKGFDGTSIEEVAHRAGVSKPVVYEHFGGKEGLYAVVVDREMQVLLDGMVSALSVADHPRELLERAASSLLDYIEDSTDGFRILVRDSPVAASTGTFSSLLNDIASQVEDILGQQFSSRGYDAKLAALYAQALVGMVALTGQWWLEARKPKKDDVVAHLVNLCWNGLSHLDHKPKRRVRS; from the coding sequence ATGACCGGCAAGGAGCGACGGCAACAGCTGCTGGACATCGGCAGGAAGCTGTTCGCGGAGAAGGGCTTCGACGGGACCTCCATCGAGGAGGTCGCGCACCGCGCCGGGGTGAGCAAGCCCGTCGTGTACGAGCACTTCGGCGGCAAGGAGGGGCTCTACGCGGTCGTCGTCGACCGCGAGATGCAGGTCCTGCTGGACGGCATGGTCTCCGCGCTCTCCGTCGCCGACCACCCCAGGGAGCTGCTGGAGCGGGCGGCCAGCTCGTTGCTGGACTACATCGAGGACTCCACCGACGGGTTCCGGATCCTGGTGCGGGACTCCCCGGTCGCGGCGAGCACGGGCACCTTCTCCAGTCTGCTCAACGACATCGCCAGCCAGGTCGAGGACATCCTCGGCCAGCAGTTCTCCTCCCGGGGCTACGACGCGAAGCTGGCCGCGCTGTACGCGCAGGCGCTCGTGGGCATGGTCGCGCTGACCGGCCAGTGGTGGCTGGAGGCGCGCAAGCCGAAGAAGGACGACGTGGTCGCGCACCTGGTCAACCTGTGCTGGAACGGCCTGTCCCACCTGGACCACAAGCCCAAGCGCCGCGTCCGGTCCTGA
- a CDS encoding alpha/beta hydrolase family protein, with translation MTTSPVAEAPAERPSARRRSPRRRLAVFVLVIVLLLGAAAAGGSYYYSSVLLVPNHSAPRYYDEVFAVHDRNGVKSVTLAENEGTLRPGIWDIRWSTELSGSAQVGEILGRSPGKVERRLLGGALPPIGARVRVNADVWGAGNPRTAFGLDFSEVVVPTELGGAKAWYVGPPAGIEPQTWVIAVHGHNASYTETLRMIGPLHRAGLASLSISYRNDRDAPGSADGLHHLGDAEWRDVEAAMRMALGNGAKRFVLYGYSMGGAVIGQLLARSALAPKIAAVVLDSPVVSWSRTLTFQAEQRGLPTFLVPLTKTISGWRAGLDFDRFDLAQRPPATRPETLLLHGDADTSVPVSAARELAWAAGKLNWPLRYTEMPGAGHVALWNHDRASYERTVTDFITNSVAAAGR, from the coding sequence ATGACGACTTCACCCGTCGCCGAGGCCCCGGCGGAGCGGCCGTCCGCGCGACGCAGGTCACCGCGGCGCCGCCTGGCCGTGTTCGTCCTGGTCATAGTGCTGCTGCTGGGCGCCGCGGCCGCGGGCGGCTCGTACTACTACTCGTCGGTGCTGCTCGTTCCGAACCACTCGGCGCCGCGGTACTACGACGAGGTCTTCGCCGTGCACGACCGCAACGGCGTGAAGAGCGTCACACTGGCCGAAAACGAGGGCACCCTGCGCCCGGGGATCTGGGACATCCGGTGGTCCACCGAGCTGTCCGGCTCCGCGCAGGTCGGCGAGATCCTCGGCCGCTCACCCGGAAAGGTGGAGCGGCGGCTGCTCGGCGGCGCGCTACCGCCGATCGGAGCGCGCGTCCGGGTGAACGCGGACGTCTGGGGAGCGGGCAACCCGCGCACGGCCTTCGGACTGGACTTCAGCGAGGTCGTGGTGCCGACCGAGCTGGGCGGCGCCAAGGCCTGGTACGTCGGCCCGCCGGCCGGGATCGAGCCGCAGACCTGGGTGATCGCGGTGCACGGGCACAACGCCAGCTACACCGAGACGCTGCGGATGATCGGCCCGCTGCACCGGGCGGGGCTGGCCTCCCTGTCGATCAGCTACCGCAACGACCGGGACGCCCCCGGCTCCGCGGACGGCCTGCACCACCTGGGTGATGCGGAATGGCGGGACGTCGAGGCGGCCATGCGGATGGCGCTGGGCAACGGCGCCAAGCGGTTCGTGCTCTACGGCTACTCGATGGGCGGGGCGGTGATCGGGCAGCTGCTGGCCAGGTCGGCACTGGCCCCCAAGATCGCCGCGGTGGTCCTGGACTCGCCGGTGGTGAGCTGGAGCAGGACCCTCACCTTCCAGGCGGAACAGCGGGGCCTGCCGACCTTCCTGGTGCCGCTGACCAAGACCATCAGCGGCTGGCGGGCCGGGCTGGACTTCGACCGGTTCGACCTGGCGCAGCGGCCGCCCGCGACGCGGCCGGAGACGCTGCTGCTGCACGGGGACGCCGACACCTCCGTCCCGGTGAGCGCCGCCCGCGAGCTGGCCTGGGCCGCCGGGAAGCTGAACTGGCCGCTGCGCTACACCGAGATGCCGGGTGCCGGGCACGTCGCGCTGTGGAACCACGACCGGGCGAGCTACGAGCGAACGGTGACGGACTTCATTACCAACTCCGTCGCGGCCGCGGGGCGCTGA